A region from the Ptychodera flava strain L36383 chromosome 12, AS_Pfla_20210202, whole genome shotgun sequence genome encodes:
- the LOC139145909 gene encoding excitatory amino acid transporter-like, whose amino-acid sequence MFNMVDVESGSETDAIQPVPWHAKVLGWIRKNQLLVLTVTGVVLGIILGLSLRTVQPSETAILLIGFPGELLMRMLKLLILPLIISSLITGLAQLDAKSSGRMGRRALVYYFCTTLFAAILGIILVVSIHPGDREKKEQLDIEEGDEKKVDTLDAILDLLRNLIPANLVQACFKQTQTTFEPVPILAQRTINVTLDETAVANLTDLDRPGVYHINGTNITYVEETITYVVGETTKRSLVLSDGMNVLGLIVFCIAFGVLMAKMGKKAHVMCQFFVILNDIVMQMVLIVMWYSPVGIMSLIAAKLLSMGDLESVLAQLGMYMLTVIIGLVIHGFMVLPGLYFVMTKKNPFVYFFGVLQAWITALGTASSAGTLPVTFRCLEENNKVDKRVTRFVLPIGATVNMDGTALYEAVAAIFIAQMNGINLSAGSIVTVSLTATLASIGAASIPSAGLVTMLLVLTAAGLPTGDVTLLWTVDWLLDRFRTSVNVLGDSYGAGIVAHLSTVELKDMDMMEMEEGIDSDRIADSDDKSKLQPSVSKGDSDDKVNGIVNAEDQESITFISE is encoded by the exons ATGTTCAACATGGTGGATGTTGAATCAGGTTCAGAAACTGACGCCATCCAGCCAGTCCCTTGGCATGCCAAG GTATTGGGATGGATCAGAAAGAACCAGTTATTGGTTCTGACAGTTACCGGGGTGGTGCTTGGCATCATCCTTGGACTGTCGCTGCGAACAGTTCAACCATCGGAGACGGCCATATTGCTCATTGGATTTCCAGGGGAGTTACTGATGCGTATGCTGAAACTCCTAATATTACCCCTCATAATATCCAGCCTGATTACAG GTTTGGCTCAGTTGGATGCCAAGTCCAGTGGCAGAATGGGAAGACGTGCCTTGGTCTACTACTTCTGTACAACTCTGTTTGCTGCCATACTGGGAATTATCTTGGTGGTTTCCATCCATCCCGGCGACCGTGAAAAGAAAGAACAACTGGACATTGAAGAAGGAGATGAAAAGAAAGTGGACACCCTTGatgccattttggatttattacG AAACCTGATCCCGGCAAATTTAGTGCAAGCTTGCTTCAAACAG ACACAAACTACGTTTGAACCTGTCCCCATCCTTGCACAAAGGACTATCAACGTGACACTTGATGAGACAGCGGTTGCAAACTTGACGGACTTAGACAGACCTGGAGTATATCATATCAATGGAACAAACATCACATACGTTGAAGAGACCATCACCTATGTAGTTGGTGAAACGACCAAACGGAGCCTTGTTTTATCAGACGGAATGAACGTGCTCG GATTGATTGTGTTCTGCATCGCCTTTGGTGTCTTGATGGCCAAGATGGGCAAAAAAGCACATGTTATGTGTCAGTTCTTTGTGATCCTGAATGACATTGTCATGCAGATGGTTCTGATTGTCATGTG GTATTCACCAGTTGGTATCATGTCCCTGATTGCTGCAAAGTTGCTATCCATGGGTGATCTGGAATCTGTACTGGCCCAGCTTGGCATGTATATGTTGACTGTGATTATTGGACTCGTCATTCATGGATTCATGGTACTTCCAGGACTGTACTTTGTGATGACCAAGAAAAATccatttgtttacttttttggAGTGCTGCAAGCATGGATAACTGCCCTTGGCACAGCCTCCAG TGCGGGTACTTTGCCGGTGACATTCAGATGTCTGGAGGAGAACAACAAAGTTGACAAACGGGTGACACGCTTTGTCCTTCCCATTGGTGCCACAGTCAACATGGACGGTACTGCCTTGTACGAAGCTGTAGCGGCTATTTTCATTGCACAGATGAATGGAATAAATCTTAGTGCTGGATCCATCGTAACTGTAAG TTTGACTGCCACCTTGGCAAGCATTGGAGCTGCAAGTATTCCAAGTGCAGGATTGGTTACAATGTTGCTAGTTCTGACAGCAGCTGGATTACCCACTGGTGATGTCACTCTTCTTTGGACAGTTGATTGGTTACT GGATCGCTTCCGTACTTCAGTGAACGTGTTAGGTGATTCCTATGGTGCTGGGATTGTTGCTcatctgtcaactgttgagttgaaAGACATGGATATGATGGAAATGGAGGAAGGCATAGACAGTGATAGAATTGCCGACTCAGATGACAAGTCCAAGTTACAGCCAAGTGTCAGCAAGGGTGACTCTGATGACAAAGTCAATGGTATTGTCAATGCTGAAGATCAAGAGTCCATCACCTTTATCTCAGAGTGA